The proteins below come from a single Bryobacter aggregatus MPL3 genomic window:
- a CDS encoding aminotransferase class I/II-fold pyridoxal phosphate-dependent enzyme translates to MSLSNEEFYRIAKLPPYVFAVVNEMKANLRAAQHDVVDFGMGNPDGATPRPIVNKLVEAARNPRNHRYSMSKGIPRLREAIVERYDRKWGVKLDPNKEAIATIGAKEGLAHLMFAVVGPGDVVALPNPCYPIHQYGVTMAEGTPCILPMNTPDEFLNRLEDVYRKEVKKPKAVLISFPHNPTTHTVELDFFRHVLNLAAKHGSMVIHDFAYADLGFDGWQPPSILQIDGAKEHAVEIFSMTKSYNMAGWRVGFVLGNQKMINALGRIKSYLDYGNFQPVQIASIIALRECEEETQKICNIYQKRRDLLVNGLNRAGWAVEKPKGSMFLWAPIPERFKAMGSLEFSKQLLEKALVAVAPGIGFGPLGEGYVRFAFIENNHRMRQALQGIKHFLNS, encoded by the coding sequence ATGTCTTTATCGAACGAAGAGTTTTACCGCATCGCGAAACTGCCGCCCTATGTATTTGCCGTTGTCAATGAGATGAAGGCAAACCTGAGGGCAGCACAACACGATGTGGTGGACTTTGGGATGGGGAATCCAGATGGCGCGACACCGCGGCCAATCGTCAACAAGCTGGTAGAAGCCGCACGCAACCCGAGGAATCATCGCTACAGCATGTCCAAGGGCATTCCACGTTTGCGCGAAGCCATTGTGGAACGCTATGACCGCAAGTGGGGCGTGAAGCTTGACCCCAACAAGGAAGCCATTGCGACCATTGGCGCCAAAGAAGGTTTGGCCCATCTGATGTTTGCCGTGGTGGGACCGGGCGACGTGGTGGCGCTGCCAAACCCCTGCTATCCGATCCACCAGTACGGTGTGACGATGGCCGAAGGCACACCTTGCATTTTGCCGATGAATACGCCGGATGAGTTTCTGAACCGGCTGGAAGATGTCTATCGCAAGGAAGTGAAGAAGCCGAAAGCCGTGTTGATCAGCTTTCCGCACAATCCGACCACTCATACGGTGGAGCTCGATTTCTTCCGCCACGTTTTGAATCTGGCTGCGAAGCATGGATCGATGGTGATCCACGACTTTGCCTATGCGGACCTCGGTTTTGATGGCTGGCAGCCGCCGAGCATTCTGCAGATCGATGGCGCCAAGGAGCATGCCGTTGAGATCTTCTCGATGACCAAGAGCTACAACATGGCCGGTTGGCGTGTGGGCTTTGTGTTGGGCAACCAGAAGATGATCAACGCTCTGGGGCGGATCAAGAGTTATCTGGACTACGGGAATTTCCAGCCCGTGCAGATTGCCTCGATCATCGCCTTGCGTGAGTGCGAAGAAGAGACGCAGAAGATTTGCAACATCTATCAGAAGCGGCGCGATCTTCTGGTGAACGGCCTGAACCGCGCAGGCTGGGCGGTGGAGAAGCCCAAGGGCAGCATGTTCCTTTGGGCGCCGATTCCCGAACGCTTCAAGGCCATGGGGTCACTGGAGTTTTCCAAGCAACTGTTGGAGAAAGCGCTAGTGGCAGTGGCTCCGGGCATTGGCTTTGGCCCGCTCGGCGAAGGTTATGTCCGCTTTGCATTCATTGAGAACAATCATCGGATGCGGCAGGCCTTGCAGGGGATCAAGCATTTCCTAAATAGCTAA
- a CDS encoding GNAT family N-acetyltransferase has product MRLPEPIPLTQIDVAQMTGLLDEETQRYQEWYRWDFRATAELVKQLVATRSLGGMALVDGGRVVGYSYFVIDDTKALIGDAYVCDVWASAASERLLLATTLEAVREFSQVRRLESQPMMLRYAYSHPKAVRHERMFLEVPLAEVRWPNGVQEPAGYRIENWAWRAEEDAAQLLYRAYRGHMDSEINDQYRAPGKSRSYLANLIRYPVCGDFCPAASFTVTEKENGQTVGMVLTTVSEQVGHIAQLCVESSARGRGLGRLLLWAALAKFSELGCEYSTLTVTAANEVAIRLYNSAGYVERSRVAAYVWPGWPF; this is encoded by the coding sequence ATGCGCCTGCCGGAGCCCATCCCGCTCACTCAAATCGATGTGGCTCAGATGACCGGGCTACTCGATGAGGAGACCCAGCGCTATCAGGAATGGTATCGCTGGGATTTTCGGGCGACTGCCGAACTGGTGAAGCAACTGGTGGCGACGCGCTCTTTGGGTGGGATGGCGTTGGTGGATGGCGGCCGGGTGGTGGGGTATTCGTACTTTGTGATTGATGATACGAAGGCACTGATTGGCGATGCCTATGTGTGCGATGTGTGGGCGAGCGCAGCCAGTGAGCGCTTGCTGCTGGCGACGACTCTGGAGGCGGTGCGGGAGTTTTCGCAAGTGCGGCGTCTCGAATCACAACCGATGATGCTGCGCTATGCGTACTCCCACCCGAAGGCTGTGCGGCACGAACGGATGTTTCTCGAGGTGCCGCTCGCCGAGGTGCGTTGGCCAAATGGAGTGCAGGAGCCGGCGGGATACAGAATCGAGAACTGGGCGTGGCGGGCGGAAGAAGACGCGGCTCAATTGTTATACCGGGCCTACCGGGGACACATGGATTCCGAGATCAACGATCAGTATCGGGCTCCGGGCAAGTCACGGTCCTATCTGGCGAATCTGATTCGCTATCCGGTGTGTGGGGACTTTTGTCCGGCCGCTTCGTTTACGGTCACGGAGAAAGAAAACGGACAAACAGTGGGGATGGTATTGACGACTGTGTCTGAACAGGTGGGGCACATTGCGCAGCTTTGTGTGGAGTCTAGCGCGCGGGGCAGGGGATTAGGGCGCTTATTGCTGTGGGCGGCACTGGCAAAGTTCAGTGAATTGGGTTGTGAGTATTCGACCTTGACGGTGACGGCGGCGAATGAAGTGGCGATTCGACTGTATAACTCCGCTGGCTATGTCGAGCGGAGCCGGGTGGCCGCCTATGTCTGGCCTGGTTGGCCGTTTTGA
- a CDS encoding mechanosensitive ion channel family protein, whose amino-acid sequence MRILSALLLLVLSVWGQSITVDRLGRTTPRSSLLSFLKSARDGNYNKAIHYIQFSKQETEKEKLEIARQLLFVLDRGFVGNLDSVSAKPEGAADDGLPGDRETVGAVVGADQSSEVQMVRVMENGQQVWLLSSETAEMAPQLFPEFGFPLVEKYLPKAMLDIHILSMPLWVLVAILAAFPVAMAMAWGIAWLFLRLIPKKWEVAKRPSFPVVLFIGLLLHSIVSQFLGLPLLYRVWYTRVIIVLWLAAWVWAIFSIIGHLDLRVRGYLLRNHLSSTQAMLQLGRRLLQIFVILGAILIGLRSFGFDITAALAGLGIGGIAIAFAAQKTLENVFGGLSLLSDQSIRVGDSCQFGAVSATVEDIGLRATRFRTVQRSVLYIPNGQLAAMNIENLGQRDRILFRHTIGIKYGLSPEGLFHLLEDMRSLLEKDERIAPDGRRVRFLKLADSSLDIEMFAYVLTKDFQLFLQIQEEILLHVMEIVREHGTDFAFPSQTLYVEQANLPIPRSQDPPAPTA is encoded by the coding sequence ATGAGGATCTTATCGGCTCTTCTTCTGCTTGTTCTGAGCGTTTGGGGGCAGAGCATTACTGTGGACCGGCTGGGGCGGACGACACCTCGGAGCAGCCTGTTGTCCTTTCTCAAAAGCGCGAGAGACGGCAACTACAACAAGGCCATCCACTACATTCAATTTAGTAAGCAAGAGACTGAAAAAGAAAAGCTTGAGATTGCAAGGCAGCTCCTTTTTGTACTCGACCGGGGCTTTGTGGGCAACCTCGACTCCGTCAGTGCGAAACCGGAGGGGGCGGCCGATGATGGGCTTCCTGGCGATCGCGAGACGGTCGGCGCGGTGGTGGGCGCGGATCAGTCGAGCGAAGTCCAGATGGTACGGGTGATGGAGAATGGGCAGCAGGTCTGGTTGTTGAGCAGTGAGACGGCGGAGATGGCGCCGCAGCTTTTTCCGGAGTTTGGATTTCCTTTGGTTGAAAAGTATCTTCCGAAGGCCATGCTCGACATTCACATTCTGTCGATGCCGTTGTGGGTGCTGGTGGCGATCCTGGCTGCCTTTCCCGTGGCCATGGCGATGGCCTGGGGAATTGCCTGGCTTTTCCTACGGCTGATTCCGAAGAAATGGGAAGTGGCGAAGAGGCCGAGCTTCCCCGTCGTCCTCTTCATTGGCCTTTTGCTGCACAGCATTGTTTCGCAATTTCTGGGCCTTCCGTTGCTGTACCGGGTCTGGTACACCCGGGTCATTATTGTTCTTTGGCTGGCGGCTTGGGTCTGGGCGATCTTCAGCATCATTGGCCATCTGGATCTTCGGGTGCGCGGCTATCTGTTGCGCAATCATTTGAGTTCCACGCAAGCGATGCTGCAGTTGGGACGCCGGCTGCTCCAGATTTTTGTCATCCTCGGCGCGATTCTCATTGGGCTGCGGAGCTTCGGGTTTGACATCACCGCCGCCCTTGCCGGTCTGGGAATCGGCGGCATTGCGATTGCTTTTGCGGCGCAGAAAACGCTTGAGAATGTTTTTGGTGGCCTCTCGCTCCTGAGCGACCAAAGCATCCGTGTCGGCGACAGCTGCCAGTTTGGTGCGGTGTCTGCGACGGTGGAAGACATTGGTCTCCGCGCGACCCGCTTCCGGACGGTGCAGCGCAGTGTCCTTTATATTCCGAACGGACAACTGGCGGCGATGAATATCGAAAATCTTGGCCAGCGCGATCGCATCCTGTTCCGCCATACGATCGGAATCAAGTATGGTCTTTCTCCGGAAGGCCTTTTCCATCTTCTGGAAGACATGCGGTCTCTGCTCGAGAAGGATGAGCGGATTGCACCGGACGGGCGCCGGGTCCGCTTCTTAAAATTGGCGGACTCTTCGCTTGACATCGAGATGTTTGCCTATGTTCTGACCAAGGACTTCCAGCTCTTTCTCCAAATTCAGGAAGAGATCCTCCTTCATGTGATGGAAATCGTGAGGGAACATGGCACAGACTTCGCCTTTCCCTCGCAGACCTTATATGTGGAGCAGGCCAATCTACCCATTCCCCGGTCGCAGGATCCACCGGCTCCTACGGCTTGA
- a CDS encoding matrixin family metalloprotease, with product MKFTRSLPLIALLAATATANYHFVRYSNQTGYQQPIYEKFDLNALVNKTVPFFIISDGLEKLADGDNQTALMSQLLLASRTWSDVSTSELRLNFGGYATAAATPQSAPGIDIIFDEVPPGIISYAGPTVKAETTTSTEPFTPILRSLIVFRKDLSNVMNQALPSYSEAFFLNAVHEFGHALGLQHSFSSAAMSTQMTRATTRSKPIAADDIAGISTLYPSKNFTSLFGTVTGRVTQNGVGVNLASVVVLSLNGTAVNTLTNPDGTYRIQGVPAGPYLIYTHAIPPPVSGQATPGDVIPPRDPENNQIPANNLFDLQFFPGTRDPQGAQTINVAAGQLVAGINFAVNRRTTPTTLFYPTTYSYFNNSIAIRPAFITPLVVNPLFVASGYGFVTADSKPIAGLRSMILGGSPAINSVRGFSNNYIIFDLFLSGFLSEGERHLVLDNGTEAWVLPSAIQVAARQAPEVANVSWVSAAGEDKRLATLSGSGFNSSSRVLIDGEAATIRSVDESGKAITFVPPSAPTGHVGRVIVLNSDGQSSLFLNPNAPSQLPYADSDANSFSLNPSTVKIGSESVIEIEAPGAHFQDGHVSVGFGSSDIQVRALRVVSATKLWVSVVTGAHASPGTFTATVQTGLNHLRQVNAISVQTGTGNFGKAALQPDPQWTAENGQPFVYPGSNAIVSVAGLEAASAHASAFLNDQAIPVLAAGSGRVSLQIPATMNAGLALLRILIDGETVNTVLVAISGGAPTIQRMEGPDFYAIDTGRPANGGDTLTLTFTEPTLLPEATLRGNQVAVNLGETQLYTAKVNRIAANVFQTTVTIPRGLSDGNYNLSVSIEGRTSSPLLMPLRNR from the coding sequence ATGAAGTTCACCCGTTCGCTCCCCCTGATTGCATTGCTCGCCGCAACTGCAACCGCCAACTATCATTTCGTCCGCTACTCGAACCAAACCGGTTACCAGCAACCGATCTACGAGAAATTTGATCTCAATGCGCTCGTCAACAAAACCGTTCCCTTCTTCATCATTTCCGATGGTTTAGAGAAGCTCGCCGACGGAGACAACCAGACTGCGTTGATGAGCCAGTTACTGCTCGCCAGCCGCACCTGGAGCGACGTATCCACCAGTGAGTTGCGGCTCAACTTTGGTGGCTACGCCACCGCTGCCGCCACCCCGCAAAGCGCCCCTGGCATTGACATCATCTTCGACGAGGTTCCGCCGGGAATCATTTCGTACGCTGGGCCAACTGTTAAGGCAGAGACGACCACCAGCACCGAGCCCTTCACGCCGATTCTCCGCTCCTTGATTGTTTTCCGCAAAGACCTGAGCAATGTCATGAATCAGGCATTGCCCAGCTACTCCGAAGCCTTTTTCCTCAATGCGGTCCATGAGTTCGGGCACGCTCTCGGTCTGCAGCACAGCTTCTCCTCCGCGGCGATGTCTACCCAAATGACCCGGGCCACCACGCGCTCCAAACCCATTGCGGCCGATGACATTGCTGGAATTTCGACGCTCTATCCTTCGAAGAACTTCACCAGCCTGTTTGGCACCGTAACGGGACGCGTGACACAGAACGGCGTGGGTGTCAACCTTGCCAGCGTCGTGGTGTTGTCTTTGAACGGGACGGCCGTCAACACGCTAACCAACCCCGATGGCACTTATCGCATCCAGGGCGTTCCTGCCGGACCCTACCTGATTTACACACATGCCATTCCGCCACCGGTCAGCGGCCAGGCCACTCCGGGTGATGTCATTCCGCCGCGCGATCCGGAAAATAACCAGATTCCGGCAAACAATCTTTTCGACCTGCAGTTTTTTCCCGGCACCCGTGACCCGCAAGGAGCGCAGACCATCAATGTCGCCGCTGGACAGTTGGTGGCAGGTATTAATTTCGCAGTGAACCGCCGCACCACGCCAACCACGCTCTTTTATCCGACCACCTATAGCTACTTCAATAACTCGATTGCGATTCGCCCGGCCTTCATCACCCCGCTGGTGGTGAACCCCTTGTTTGTCGCCAGTGGCTATGGCTTTGTCACCGCAGACTCGAAACCCATCGCTGGCCTGCGATCCATGATTTTAGGCGGGTCACCCGCCATCAATTCCGTGCGCGGCTTCAGCAACAACTACATCATTTTCGATCTCTTCCTCTCGGGCTTTCTCAGTGAGGGCGAACGTCATCTTGTGCTCGATAATGGCACCGAAGCCTGGGTGCTTCCGTCAGCAATTCAAGTGGCGGCACGGCAGGCGCCAGAGGTCGCAAATGTCAGTTGGGTGAGTGCAGCAGGAGAAGACAAGCGTCTGGCGACACTGAGTGGTTCCGGGTTCAACAGCAGTTCGCGCGTCTTGATCGATGGCGAAGCCGCCACCATTCGTTCCGTTGACGAATCCGGCAAAGCAATTACCTTCGTACCGCCATCCGCCCCGACTGGCCATGTCGGTCGCGTGATTGTACTGAACTCCGATGGCCAGAGCTCCCTGTTCCTCAATCCCAACGCCCCCTCTCAATTGCCATACGCCGATAGCGATGCGAATTCATTCTCATTGAATCCGTCAACGGTAAAGATTGGCAGTGAGTCTGTGATTGAGATTGAAGCCCCCGGAGCGCATTTCCAGGACGGACACGTTTCCGTTGGATTTGGCTCGAGTGACATTCAAGTCCGCGCTCTGCGCGTCGTGTCCGCAACAAAGCTTTGGGTCAGTGTGGTGACGGGAGCACATGCAAGCCCTGGCACCTTCACTGCCACCGTACAAACCGGCCTCAATCATTTGCGCCAAGTCAATGCCATCAGCGTGCAAACGGGAACAGGAAACTTCGGCAAGGCCGCGCTGCAGCCGGATCCCCAGTGGACGGCTGAAAACGGACAACCTTTTGTCTATCCAGGCTCCAATGCGATCGTGAGCGTTGCAGGCTTAGAGGCAGCAAGTGCTCATGCCAGCGCCTTCCTCAATGACCAGGCGATCCCGGTACTGGCAGCCGGCAGTGGCCGCGTGAGCCTGCAAATTCCAGCAACGATGAACGCCGGTTTGGCGCTGCTGCGCATTCTCATTGACGGAGAAACGGTGAATACAGTATTGGTTGCCATCTCCGGCGGCGCCCCCACCATCCAGCGCATGGAAGGACCGGATTTTTATGCGATCGATACCGGCCGTCCGGCGAATGGCGGCGATACCCTGACACTCACCTTCACCGAACCTACACTGTTGCCGGAAGCAACCTTGCGGGGCAATCAGGTCGCCGTCAATCTGGGTGAGACCCAGCTCTACACCGCCAAGGTGAACCGCATCGCAGCGAACGTGTTCCAAACGACAGTAACGATCCCCCGCGGTCTTTCCGATGGGAATTACAATCTCTCGGTATCCATTGAGGGACGCACCTCGTCGCCCCTGCTCATGCCTCTCCGCAATCGGTAA
- a CDS encoding prolyl oligopeptidase family serine peptidase → MKLRTLAWLALTTCLLGQPQKLTIETVMQGPRFSGYTPGGVRWSGDGKKLYFQWKRYTDAIRSPLDTYTVNRDGSNLGKLSEEEARLAPPVTCDSDLAHQRCVYIHSGDVWLYDFTLDQAKRLTATTDIEMQPRFLPDGKAISYQRAGNLFVHSLSDGSVEQLTDIRSGKPANDEEEPKLDPKKELSSRDFLKQEEKDLLAIIKERAALREENRARQRRENPRKPHYLAPRNFASSLRLSGDRKFVIAIFTERPEGAKEAIVPNYVTESGYTEDLDSRSFVGDLQSRSRIAIINTATGEVRNVDLGLGEKPKTVSPAGIVCSDNAQKCLFLLRSTDNKDLWRMALDIPAAKARILSQDHDDAWIGGPGIVGFGGSARMGFLADDETIYYQSERTGYSHLYTQPFAGGDLKPLTSGNYEVLDLNLSRDKKTFFLTTNEGSPYEHHFYSLDWASGKKVKLTNAVGRHQVTLAPDEKGMADIYSYTTKPDELYVDGKQLTTSPSPDFLSRQWLETPLLEIPARDGKKIPARIFKPAKWKANSPAVLFVHGAGYTQDVHKWWSPNYFREYMFHHILMEAGYLVLEIDYRASAGYGRDWRTGIYRFMGGKDLEDHLDAVNWLVSTQGVHAKKIGIYGGSYGGFLTLMGLFTAPDTFAAGAALRPVTDWAHYNHGYTANILNEPQKDPEAYRKSSPIYHAQGLKGALLICHGMVDVNVHYQDSVRLAQKLIELGKENWELASYPVEDHAFLEPTSWSDEYKRIFRLFEKNLKP, encoded by the coding sequence ATGAAACTCCGCACCTTGGCCTGGCTTGCCCTCACAACCTGCCTGCTGGGACAGCCACAAAAGCTCACGATCGAAACCGTCATGCAAGGCCCGCGCTTCAGCGGTTACACGCCCGGCGGAGTTCGCTGGTCGGGCGATGGCAAGAAGCTCTACTTCCAATGGAAGCGCTACACCGACGCCATCCGCTCTCCCCTCGACACCTATACAGTGAATCGCGATGGCAGCAATCTGGGCAAACTCAGCGAGGAAGAAGCCCGGCTCGCCCCTCCGGTCACTTGCGATTCCGACCTGGCGCACCAGCGTTGCGTCTACATCCACTCCGGCGACGTCTGGCTCTATGACTTCACCCTCGACCAGGCGAAGCGGCTGACCGCCACCACGGACATCGAAATGCAACCGCGCTTCCTCCCCGATGGCAAAGCGATCTCCTACCAACGCGCGGGCAACCTCTTTGTCCACTCCCTGTCAGACGGCAGTGTCGAGCAACTCACCGACATCCGCAGCGGCAAGCCCGCAAACGACGAAGAGGAGCCTAAGCTCGATCCGAAGAAGGAACTCAGTTCCAGGGACTTTCTCAAACAGGAAGAAAAGGATCTGCTCGCCATCATCAAAGAACGGGCCGCACTCCGGGAAGAAAACCGGGCCCGCCAGCGCCGCGAGAATCCACGCAAGCCGCACTACCTCGCCCCGCGTAATTTCGCATCCAGCCTCCGCCTCAGTGGAGATCGCAAGTTCGTCATCGCCATCTTCACCGAACGTCCCGAAGGAGCCAAGGAAGCCATCGTACCCAACTATGTAACGGAATCCGGTTATACGGAAGATCTGGACTCCCGCAGTTTTGTCGGCGATCTCCAGTCCCGCTCCCGGATCGCCATCATCAATACGGCGACAGGCGAAGTCCGGAATGTCGATCTCGGGCTGGGAGAGAAACCCAAGACTGTCTCCCCTGCGGGAATCGTCTGCAGTGACAACGCACAAAAGTGTCTCTTTCTGCTCCGTTCCACCGACAACAAAGATCTCTGGCGCATGGCACTCGACATTCCTGCGGCAAAAGCCCGCATCCTCAGCCAGGATCACGATGACGCCTGGATCGGTGGCCCTGGCATCGTCGGCTTTGGTGGCAGTGCGCGGATGGGTTTTCTTGCAGACGACGAAACCATCTACTACCAAAGCGAACGCACCGGATATTCGCACCTCTACACTCAACCCTTCGCCGGCGGGGACTTGAAACCGCTCACCTCCGGCAACTACGAAGTGCTCGACCTCAATCTCTCCCGCGACAAAAAAACCTTCTTCCTCACCACCAATGAAGGCAGCCCCTACGAGCACCACTTCTATTCCCTGGACTGGGCCAGCGGAAAAAAGGTCAAACTGACCAACGCTGTGGGCCGCCACCAGGTCACTCTCGCGCCAGACGAAAAAGGGATGGCCGACATCTACAGCTACACCACAAAACCCGACGAACTCTACGTCGACGGCAAACAACTGACCACCTCGCCCTCACCGGACTTCCTGTCGCGCCAGTGGCTCGAAACACCGCTGCTCGAAATTCCCGCGCGCGATGGAAAGAAGATTCCGGCCCGCATCTTCAAACCGGCGAAATGGAAAGCGAACTCGCCCGCGGTCCTCTTCGTCCATGGTGCCGGCTACACCCAGGACGTCCACAAGTGGTGGAGTCCAAATTATTTCCGCGAGTACATGTTCCACCACATCCTGATGGAAGCCGGCTATCTGGTTCTCGAAATCGACTACCGGGCGAGCGCCGGCTACGGCCGGGATTGGCGTACCGGCATCTACCGTTTCATGGGAGGCAAGGATCTGGAGGACCACCTCGACGCCGTGAACTGGCTGGTCTCCACCCAAGGGGTTCATGCGAAAAAGATTGGAATCTACGGCGGCAGCTACGGTGGCTTCCTTACACTGATGGGGCTCTTCACCGCTCCCGACACCTTTGCCGCCGGAGCGGCATTACGCCCCGTCACCGACTGGGCCCATTACAACCACGGCTATACCGCGAATATCCTGAACGAGCCACAGAAGGATCCGGAAGCCTATCGCAAAAGTTCACCCATCTATCACGCCCAGGGGTTAAAAGGTGCCCTGCTCATTTGCCACGGCATGGTGGATGTCAACGTTCACTACCAGGACAGTGTCCGTCTCGCGCAAAAGCTCATCGAGCTCGGAAAAGAAAACTGGGAACTGGCCTCTTATCCGGTGGAAGACCACGCCTTCCTCGAACCCACGTCCTGGTCCGATGAGTACAAGCGGATCTTCCGTCTCTTTGAGAAGAATCTCAAGCCGTAG